A single region of the Polyodon spathula isolate WHYD16114869_AA chromosome 5, ASM1765450v1, whole genome shotgun sequence genome encodes:
- the LOC121316235 gene encoding neuronal acetylcholine receptor subunit alpha-2-like isoform X1: MFLFVYFSAVLRMDPVFPRLFSKKYTFFCCFILCKSVFCQERTHSHAEENLFKDLFVGYNRWPRPVRNISDVVIVKFGLSIAQLIDVNEKNQMMTTNVWLKQEWNDYKLRWNPADYDNVTSIRVPSEMIWVPDIVLYNNADGEFAVTHMTKAHLFYTGMVQWVPPAIYKSSCSIDVTFFPFDQQNCKMKFGSWTYDKAKIDLERIEMNVDLKDYWESGEWAIINAVGTYNTKKYDCCHEIYPDITYFFIIRRLPLFYTINLIIPCLLISCLTVLVFYLPSDCGEKITLCISVLLSLTVFLLLITEIIPSTSLVIPLIGEYLLFTMIFVTLSIVITVFVLNVHHRSPSTHKMPRWVCTVFLDFIPRWLFMKRPAPDKKDHRFLQQHQRSQSSEFKLSTSKHWLETDIDYKYEDEELGLPSFSPPPTACARQPAGIPSPHNHNHNLHHRLDGTTRHLGGRVNPTQRSAKIDNLVSDSIFPLSPSILQALEGVHYIADHLRAEDADFSVKEDWKYVAMVIDRIFLWMFIIVCLLGTIGLFLPPWLAGMI, translated from the exons atgtttttgtttgtttacttttctgcCGTGTTAAGAATGGACCCCGTTTTTCCAAGGCTGTTCTCCAAGAAGTATACGTTTTTTTGCTGTTTCATTTTATGTAAGTCAG tTTTCTGCCAGGAGAGGACCCACTCTCATGCTGAAGAAAACCTCTTTAAGGATCTCTTCGTCGGCTACAACAGGTGGCCCAGACCTGTCCGTAATATTTCTGATGTCGTAATTGTCAAGTTTGGGCTCTCCATTGCACAGCTTATAGACGTG AATGAGAAGAATCAGATGATGACAACAAATGTTTGGCTCAAACAG GAGTGGAACGACTACAAGCTACGATGGAATCCTGCAGATTACGACAACGTTACATCGATTCGGGTCCCCTCTGAAATGATCTGGGTGCCAGACATCGTACTGTATAACAA TGCAGACGGGGAGTTTGCAGTGACTCACATGACGAAGGCCCACCTGTTCTACACAGGCATGGTACAGTGGGTGCCGCCAGCCATCTACAAGAGCTCATGCAGCATCGATGTGACATTCTTCCCCTTCGACCAGCAGAACTGCAAGATGAAGTTTGGTTCATGGACCTATGACAAGGCCAAGATTGACCTGGAGCGCATTGAGATGAACGTGGACCTGAAGGACTACTGGGAGAGCGGAGAGTGGGCTATCATCAATGCTGTGGGCACCTACAACACCAAGAAGTATGACTGCTGCCATGAGATCTACCCGGACATAACCTACTTCTTCATAATCCGCCGCCTCCCGCTCTTTTACACCATCAACCTCATCATCCCCTGCCTCCTCATCTCCTGCCTGACTGTGCTGGTCTTCTACCTCCCCTCTGACTGCGGTGAAAAAATCACCTTGTGCATCTCTGTGCTGCTCTCCTTGACCGTCTTCCTTCTCCTCATCACCGAGATCATCCCTTCCACCTCCCTGGTGATCCCTCTGATCGGGGAGTACTTGCTTTTCACCATGATCTTCGTCACCCTCTCCATTGTCATCACTGTGTTTGTGCTCAATGTCCACCACCGCTCGCCCAGCACCCACAAGATGCCCAGATGGGTTTGCACCGTCTTCCTGGACTTCATCCCCCGTTGGCTCTTCATGAAGCGCCCGGCCCCAGACAAGAAGGACCACCGCTTCCTGCAGCAGCACCAGCGCAGCCAGTCAAGTGAGTTCAAGCTCAGCACTTCCAAGCACTGGCTGGAGACCGACATTGACTACAAGTATGAAGACGAGGAACTGGGCTTGCCCTCCTTCTCTCCACCACCAACCGCCTGTGCCCGCCAGCCCGCAGGTATCCCCTCTccccacaaccacaaccacaaccttcACCACCGACTGGACGGGACCACTCGCCACCTGGGGGGCAGAGTGAACCCCACCCAGCGGTCCGCCAAGATAGACAACCTGGTGTCAGACTCCATCTTCCCCTTGTCGCCCAGCATCCTCCAAGCTCTGGAGGGTGTGCACTATATTGCGGACCACCTCCGTGCAGAGGACGCTGACTTCTCG GTGAAGGAGGACTGGAAGTACGTTGCCATGGTGATCGATCGGATATTCCTCTGGATGTTTATTATCGTTTGTTTGCTGGGGACCATCGGACTCTTCCTTCCTCCGTGGTTGGCTGGGATGATTTAA
- the LOC121316235 gene encoding neuronal acetylcholine receptor subunit alpha-2-like isoform X2 has product MFLFVYFSAVLRMDPVFPRLFSKKYTFFCCFILFFCQERTHSHAEENLFKDLFVGYNRWPRPVRNISDVVIVKFGLSIAQLIDVNEKNQMMTTNVWLKQEWNDYKLRWNPADYDNVTSIRVPSEMIWVPDIVLYNNADGEFAVTHMTKAHLFYTGMVQWVPPAIYKSSCSIDVTFFPFDQQNCKMKFGSWTYDKAKIDLERIEMNVDLKDYWESGEWAIINAVGTYNTKKYDCCHEIYPDITYFFIIRRLPLFYTINLIIPCLLISCLTVLVFYLPSDCGEKITLCISVLLSLTVFLLLITEIIPSTSLVIPLIGEYLLFTMIFVTLSIVITVFVLNVHHRSPSTHKMPRWVCTVFLDFIPRWLFMKRPAPDKKDHRFLQQHQRSQSSEFKLSTSKHWLETDIDYKYEDEELGLPSFSPPPTACARQPAGIPSPHNHNHNLHHRLDGTTRHLGGRVNPTQRSAKIDNLVSDSIFPLSPSILQALEGVHYIADHLRAEDADFSVKEDWKYVAMVIDRIFLWMFIIVCLLGTIGLFLPPWLAGMI; this is encoded by the exons atgtttttgtttgtttacttttctgcCGTGTTAAGAATGGACCCCGTTTTTCCAAGGCTGTTCTCCAAGAAGTATACGTTTTTTTGCTGTTTCATTTTAT tTTTCTGCCAGGAGAGGACCCACTCTCATGCTGAAGAAAACCTCTTTAAGGATCTCTTCGTCGGCTACAACAGGTGGCCCAGACCTGTCCGTAATATTTCTGATGTCGTAATTGTCAAGTTTGGGCTCTCCATTGCACAGCTTATAGACGTG AATGAGAAGAATCAGATGATGACAACAAATGTTTGGCTCAAACAG GAGTGGAACGACTACAAGCTACGATGGAATCCTGCAGATTACGACAACGTTACATCGATTCGGGTCCCCTCTGAAATGATCTGGGTGCCAGACATCGTACTGTATAACAA TGCAGACGGGGAGTTTGCAGTGACTCACATGACGAAGGCCCACCTGTTCTACACAGGCATGGTACAGTGGGTGCCGCCAGCCATCTACAAGAGCTCATGCAGCATCGATGTGACATTCTTCCCCTTCGACCAGCAGAACTGCAAGATGAAGTTTGGTTCATGGACCTATGACAAGGCCAAGATTGACCTGGAGCGCATTGAGATGAACGTGGACCTGAAGGACTACTGGGAGAGCGGAGAGTGGGCTATCATCAATGCTGTGGGCACCTACAACACCAAGAAGTATGACTGCTGCCATGAGATCTACCCGGACATAACCTACTTCTTCATAATCCGCCGCCTCCCGCTCTTTTACACCATCAACCTCATCATCCCCTGCCTCCTCATCTCCTGCCTGACTGTGCTGGTCTTCTACCTCCCCTCTGACTGCGGTGAAAAAATCACCTTGTGCATCTCTGTGCTGCTCTCCTTGACCGTCTTCCTTCTCCTCATCACCGAGATCATCCCTTCCACCTCCCTGGTGATCCCTCTGATCGGGGAGTACTTGCTTTTCACCATGATCTTCGTCACCCTCTCCATTGTCATCACTGTGTTTGTGCTCAATGTCCACCACCGCTCGCCCAGCACCCACAAGATGCCCAGATGGGTTTGCACCGTCTTCCTGGACTTCATCCCCCGTTGGCTCTTCATGAAGCGCCCGGCCCCAGACAAGAAGGACCACCGCTTCCTGCAGCAGCACCAGCGCAGCCAGTCAAGTGAGTTCAAGCTCAGCACTTCCAAGCACTGGCTGGAGACCGACATTGACTACAAGTATGAAGACGAGGAACTGGGCTTGCCCTCCTTCTCTCCACCACCAACCGCCTGTGCCCGCCAGCCCGCAGGTATCCCCTCTccccacaaccacaaccacaaccttcACCACCGACTGGACGGGACCACTCGCCACCTGGGGGGCAGAGTGAACCCCACCCAGCGGTCCGCCAAGATAGACAACCTGGTGTCAGACTCCATCTTCCCCTTGTCGCCCAGCATCCTCCAAGCTCTGGAGGGTGTGCACTATATTGCGGACCACCTCCGTGCAGAGGACGCTGACTTCTCG GTGAAGGAGGACTGGAAGTACGTTGCCATGGTGATCGATCGGATATTCCTCTGGATGTTTATTATCGTTTGTTTGCTGGGGACCATCGGACTCTTCCTTCCTCCGTGGTTGGCTGGGATGATTTAA